In the genome of Saccharomonospora viridis DSM 43017, one region contains:
- a CDS encoding ATP-dependent helicase gives MPDNASGDVLELFSPATREWFTSAFARPTAAQEGAWRAARAGEHALVIAPTGSGKTLAAFLWALDRLATSPPSEGRKRCRVLYVSPLKALAVDVQRNLRTPLTGIAQAALRLGVPAPDITVGTRTGDTTPAERRAFTRTPPDVLVTTPESLFLLLTSAAREALRGVETVIVDEVHAVAGSKRGAHLALSLERLDDLLDRPAQRIGLSATVRPVDEVSTFLAGGRPVRIVQPAIDKTVEVRVEVPVEDLGELDARSRPEPAEPAPLPTEADPTAGTEVTGGTTPRRSVWPAVEERVLDLVRAHRSTIVFVNSRRLAERLTARLNELAAEQAGTIEVPGRFPAEAIGQSGFVGALPETASVVARAHHGSMSREQRTRVEEELKSGRLPCVVATSSLELGIDMGAVDLVIQVEAPPTVASGLQRIGRAGHQVGAVSRGVVFPKFRGDLVSCAVVAERMAEGAIEAVRFPRNPLDVLAQHIVAMVAVEPRTVDDVATTVRRAAPFASLPDDALHAVLDMLAGRYPSEEFGELRARITWDRITGVLQGRPGAQRLAVTSGGTIPDRGLFTVMTPGDGERPGSRVGELDEEMVYESRVGDTVLLGTSSWRVTDITHDRVVVVPAPGEPARMPFWRGDTPGRPAELGRAVGGFLRFLSTADKQEALRRMTEAGLDERAGRNLLAYVDEQRAATRHVPSDRTILLERFRDELGDWRVVVHSPFGARVNAPWALAIAARLRKHRDVDAHVVHSDDGIVLRLPDTLDDEGREVLIGAEDVLFDPDEIESLVAAEVGGSALFAARFRECAARSLLLPRRDPRRRTPLWQQRQRASQLLAVAAKYERFPVVLETMRECLQDVYDVGGLRELMGDIAARSVRVVEVETPSASPFARSLLFGYVGMFLYEADAPLAERRAAALSVDSTLLAELLGTEAIRELLDADVVAGMERSLQRLTPERHARGVEETADLLRSLGDLTRQEAAERGVRPEWLERLVAERRAIVVRIAGEERYLAIEDASRVRDALGVALPVGVPESFTEPVADPLGDLLRRYARTHTPFSAHEAATRFGLGTAVVTDVLDRLTAEGALVRGELRPQGAPGYEAGMEYCDAAVLRRLRRASLARLRSEVEPVEHAAFGRFLPSWHGLGAQRRRADSAPTPDDVLAVVEQLAGAPLPASALESLILPARLPGYHPALLDELTVAGEVTWCGCGALSGGDGWVALAPADVADLLLPDPEDTSTHGPLHAAIVSALDGGGLFFRQLVDRVATMLDEPCTDADVITALWELVWAGLVSNDTLAPLRAQVAGRGVAHRPRRSAPRGRYARLRAARPTMPGRTGPPTVAGRWDLAPARETDPTRRAHARTESFLERHGVLTRGALETERVDGGFSGIYKVLRGMEDAGQVVRGYVVEGLGAAQFAARGAIDRVRAFSEAGGWRAEHRAVVLAAADPAQPYGAALPWPAVVGTTAHRPARKAGALTVLVDGVPALYAERGGRSLLSFTDDELTLHVAAEALATAVRDGWLGQLRVRRADGEEILTSKLADVLRDVGFRVTPQGLRLRG, from the coding sequence GTGCCCGACAACGCAAGCGGTGACGTGCTCGAGTTGTTCTCCCCCGCGACCCGGGAGTGGTTCACCAGTGCCTTCGCGCGCCCCACGGCCGCCCAGGAGGGGGCGTGGCGGGCCGCACGGGCCGGGGAGCATGCGCTGGTGATCGCGCCCACCGGCTCGGGCAAGACGCTGGCGGCGTTCCTGTGGGCGCTCGACCGGCTGGCGACCTCTCCTCCGTCCGAAGGAAGGAAGCGGTGTCGGGTGCTCTACGTGTCCCCGCTCAAGGCGTTGGCGGTGGACGTCCAACGCAACCTGCGGACGCCGCTGACGGGGATCGCGCAAGCCGCCCTCCGGTTGGGTGTGCCGGCACCGGACATCACCGTGGGAACCCGCACGGGGGACACGACGCCCGCCGAACGCCGCGCGTTCACACGAACCCCTCCGGATGTGCTGGTGACCACGCCGGAATCGCTGTTCCTGCTGCTGACCTCGGCAGCCCGGGAAGCGCTGCGCGGAGTCGAGACGGTGATCGTCGACGAGGTGCACGCGGTCGCAGGGAGCAAACGCGGAGCCCATCTGGCGCTGTCCCTGGAACGGCTCGACGACCTGCTCGACCGCCCGGCGCAGCGGATCGGACTGTCGGCGACCGTGCGTCCGGTGGACGAGGTGAGCACGTTCCTGGCCGGCGGCAGACCCGTCCGCATCGTCCAACCCGCGATCGACAAGACCGTCGAGGTCCGGGTGGAGGTTCCGGTCGAGGACCTGGGGGAGCTCGACGCACGGTCCCGTCCGGAACCGGCTGAACCGGCGCCGCTGCCCACGGAGGCGGATCCCACAGCGGGCACCGAGGTCACCGGAGGAACCACGCCCCGAAGGTCCGTCTGGCCCGCCGTGGAGGAGCGGGTGCTCGACCTCGTGCGCGCACACCGGTCGACCATCGTGTTCGTCAATTCGCGGCGGTTGGCCGAACGGTTGACGGCACGGCTCAACGAGTTGGCGGCCGAACAGGCGGGGACGATCGAGGTACCGGGACGCTTCCCCGCGGAGGCGATCGGCCAGTCCGGGTTCGTCGGCGCGCTCCCGGAAACGGCTTCCGTGGTGGCCCGGGCGCACCACGGCTCGATGTCACGGGAACAGCGGACCCGCGTCGAGGAGGAGTTGAAGTCGGGCAGGCTGCCGTGCGTCGTGGCGACCTCGTCGCTGGAGCTGGGCATCGACATGGGAGCCGTGGACCTCGTGATCCAGGTGGAGGCCCCACCCACGGTGGCCTCCGGGCTGCAGCGGATCGGCCGCGCGGGCCACCAGGTGGGGGCCGTGTCGAGGGGGGTGGTGTTCCCGAAGTTCCGGGGCGATCTCGTGTCGTGCGCCGTGGTGGCCGAGCGGATGGCCGAAGGCGCCATCGAAGCGGTGCGTTTCCCCCGTAACCCGCTGGACGTGTTGGCCCAGCACATCGTGGCGATGGTGGCCGTGGAGCCCCGCACGGTGGACGATGTGGCGACGACCGTGCGCAGGGCCGCTCCGTTCGCCTCGCTGCCCGACGACGCGTTGCACGCCGTACTCGACATGTTGGCGGGCCGCTATCCGAGCGAGGAGTTCGGCGAGCTGCGCGCCCGCATCACCTGGGACCGGATCACCGGTGTACTGCAAGGCCGGCCCGGCGCACAGCGGCTCGCCGTCACCTCGGGTGGCACGATCCCCGACCGTGGTTTGTTCACCGTGATGACGCCGGGAGACGGTGAGCGGCCGGGGTCGCGGGTCGGCGAACTGGACGAGGAGATGGTCTACGAGTCCAGGGTCGGCGACACCGTGCTGCTGGGCACGTCGTCGTGGCGGGTCACCGACATCACCCACGACCGCGTGGTCGTGGTCCCCGCGCCGGGCGAGCCCGCGAGGATGCCGTTCTGGCGCGGCGACACCCCGGGCAGGCCGGCGGAACTGGGTCGCGCAGTCGGAGGTTTCCTCCGCTTCCTGTCCACTGCAGACAAACAGGAGGCACTTCGCCGGATGACGGAGGCCGGTCTGGACGAGCGTGCGGGAAGGAACCTCCTGGCCTATGTGGACGAGCAGCGTGCCGCCACCCGACACGTGCCGAGTGACCGGACGATCCTGCTCGAACGTTTCCGGGACGAGCTGGGTGACTGGCGGGTGGTCGTGCACTCCCCCTTCGGCGCGCGGGTGAACGCGCCGTGGGCGCTGGCCATCGCGGCACGGCTGCGAAAGCACCGGGACGTGGACGCACACGTGGTGCACTCGGACGACGGGATCGTCCTGCGTTTGCCGGACACACTGGACGACGAGGGACGGGAGGTGCTGATCGGCGCCGAGGACGTCCTGTTCGACCCCGACGAGATCGAGTCCCTGGTCGCCGCCGAAGTGGGTGGCTCCGCGTTGTTCGCGGCACGGTTCCGCGAATGCGCGGCGCGTTCCCTGCTGTTGCCACGCCGTGACCCGCGGCGGCGCACCCCGCTGTGGCAGCAGCGGCAACGGGCGTCGCAACTGCTCGCCGTGGCGGCGAAGTACGAACGGTTCCCGGTGGTCCTGGAAACCATGCGGGAGTGTTTGCAGGACGTGTACGACGTGGGCGGCCTGCGGGAGTTGATGGGTGACATCGCGGCTCGATCGGTACGGGTCGTGGAAGTGGAGACACCGTCGGCCTCACCGTTCGCCCGCAGCCTGCTGTTCGGTTACGTCGGCATGTTCCTGTACGAGGCCGACGCGCCGCTGGCCGAGCGACGTGCCGCGGCGTTGTCGGTGGATTCGACCCTGTTGGCCGAGCTGCTCGGCACCGAGGCCATTCGGGAACTGCTCGACGCCGATGTCGTCGCCGGGATGGAACGCTCGTTGCAACGGCTCACTCCCGAACGGCACGCCCGCGGGGTCGAGGAGACGGCCGACCTGTTGCGTTCCCTCGGCGACCTGACGCGGCAGGAGGCGGCTGAACGCGGAGTCCGGCCGGAATGGCTGGAACGGCTGGTGGCCGAACGGCGCGCGATCGTGGTGCGCATCGCCGGCGAGGAACGCTATCTCGCCATCGAGGACGCGAGTCGGGTGCGGGACGCGCTCGGGGTGGCGTTACCGGTCGGGGTGCCCGAGTCATTCACCGAACCGGTCGCCGATCCCCTGGGGGATCTGCTGCGGCGCTATGCGCGAACGCATACCCCGTTCTCGGCGCACGAGGCCGCGACGCGGTTCGGACTCGGCACAGCGGTGGTCACCGATGTCCTGGACCGGTTGACGGCCGAAGGCGCGCTGGTGCGAGGAGAGCTGCGGCCACAGGGTGCGCCGGGTTATGAGGCGGGGATGGAGTACTGCGACGCCGCGGTGCTGAGAAGGCTGCGGAGGGCGTCGCTGGCGAGACTGCGTTCTGAGGTGGAGCCGGTCGAACATGCGGCGTTCGGTCGGTTCCTGCCCAGCTGGCACGGCCTCGGCGCGCAGCGACGCCGTGCCGATTCGGCCCCCACCCCCGACGACGTGTTGGCGGTGGTGGAGCAGCTCGCGGGGGCCCCGTTGCCGGCGAGTGCACTGGAGTCGTTGATCCTGCCCGCTCGGCTGCCGGGCTATCACCCGGCGCTGTTGGACGAGTTGACGGTGGCGGGGGAGGTGACGTGGTGCGGCTGTGGCGCACTGTCGGGTGGTGACGGCTGGGTGGCCCTGGCCCCGGCCGACGTGGCCGACCTGCTGTTGCCGGACCCCGAGGACACGTCCACCCACGGCCCACTCCACGCGGCGATAGTGTCGGCTTTGGACGGTGGCGGGTTGTTCTTCCGTCAGCTCGTCGATCGTGTCGCCACCATGCTGGACGAACCGTGCACCGACGCCGACGTGATCACGGCCCTGTGGGAGCTCGTGTGGGCGGGGCTGGTGTCGAACGACACGCTGGCACCTCTCCGCGCCCAGGTCGCCGGGCGGGGTGTCGCGCACAGGCCCCGTCGATCCGCACCGCGCGGACGGTATGCGCGGCTACGGGCGGCTCGTCCCACGATGCCCGGTCGTACCGGACCACCGACGGTGGCCGGGCGGTGGGACTTGGCCCCCGCGCGCGAGACGGACCCGACCCGCCGGGCGCACGCCCGCACCGAGTCGTTCCTGGAACGGCACGGCGTGCTCACCCGGGGAGCGCTGGAGACCGAGCGGGTGGACGGCGGTTTCTCCGGCATCTACAAGGTGTTGCGCGGGATGGAGGACGCGGGCCAGGTCGTGCGCGGCTACGTCGTCGAGGGGCTGGGGGCCGCTCAATTCGCGGCGCGAGGCGCGATCGATCGGGTACGAGCGTTCTCGGAGGCCGGTGGGTGGCGAGCGGAACACCGGGCCGTGGTCCTGGCCGCCGCCGACCCGGCTCAACCGTACGGTGCCGCGTTACCGTGGCCTGCCGTCGTGGGCACCACCGCCCATCGGCCGGCGCGTAAGGCGGGTGCGTTGACGGTGCTCGTGGACGGTGTTCCCGCGCTCTACGCCGAACGCGGAGGCCGGTCGCTGTTGTCGTTCACCGACGACGAGCTCACTTTGCACGTCGCCGCCGAGGCGCTGGCGACGGCGGTGCGCGACGGGTGGCTCGGGCAGCTACGGGTGCGACGCGCCGACGGCGAGGAGATCCTGACCTCGAAGTTGGCGGACGTGCTTCGCGATGTGGGGTTCCGCGTCACCCCACAAGGACTGCGACTGCGGGGATGA
- the def gene encoding peptide deformylase, translating into MVMRDLRYFGDPVLKSPADPVTTFDDSIRALVDDLLDTVNLPGRAGLAAPQIGVGLRAFSYNVDGSIGYVLNPELVELSEEKHEVMEGCLSLPGLSFTTVRAQRATVKGVDLRNEPVTVSGSGLLAQCLQHEVDHLDGLLYIDRLEPQQRKQALREARGKDWFWSR; encoded by the coding sequence ATGGTGATGCGTGACCTGCGATACTTCGGCGATCCGGTGCTGAAGTCGCCCGCGGACCCGGTGACGACGTTCGACGACTCGATTCGAGCGCTGGTGGACGACCTGCTCGACACGGTGAACCTCCCCGGTCGGGCCGGACTGGCGGCGCCCCAGATCGGCGTGGGACTGCGCGCCTTCAGCTACAACGTGGACGGCTCCATCGGCTACGTGCTCAACCCCGAGCTCGTCGAGTTGTCCGAGGAGAAGCACGAGGTCATGGAGGGTTGCCTGTCCCTTCCCGGGCTGTCGTTCACCACGGTGCGGGCCCAGCGGGCGACGGTCAAAGGGGTGGATCTGCGCAACGAGCCGGTCACCGTGTCCGGTTCGGGATTGCTGGCTCAGTGCCTGCAACACGAGGTCGATCACCTCGACGGCCTGTTGTACATCGACCGTCTCGAGCCGCAGCAGCGGAAGCAGGCGCTGCGCGAGGCCAGGGGCAAAGACTGGTTCTGGTCGCGTTAG
- a CDS encoding SAV_6107 family HEPN domain-containing protein: MTVGSVPRRAGSALLFEPRPPAPPEAVSLLAQARHGLADAGRERTLAARFAASYLSALRAGAAILAAKGRPHRRAAKPQSTWALLASTAPEVAQWAEYFAARSATHASAQAGITRGIDDAMVDDLRRRAEEFVALAHRVVHGPQGESGARTSARAPWCQARPRTRSRRDGK; this comes from the coding sequence ATGACCGTCGGATCCGTGCCACGTCGAGCGGGCTCGGCCCTGTTGTTCGAACCGAGGCCACCCGCGCCACCCGAAGCCGTGTCGTTGCTCGCCCAGGCGCGGCACGGGCTCGCCGACGCCGGGCGGGAACGCACGCTCGCCGCGCGGTTCGCCGCCTCGTACCTGTCGGCGTTGCGGGCGGGCGCAGCGATCCTGGCGGCGAAGGGGCGGCCGCACCGTCGCGCGGCCAAGCCGCAGAGCACCTGGGCGCTACTGGCCTCGACCGCGCCCGAGGTGGCCCAGTGGGCTGAATACTTCGCAGCGCGCTCGGCCACCCACGCGTCGGCGCAGGCCGGGATCACGCGGGGCATCGACGATGCGATGGTCGACGATCTGCGGCGGCGGGCGGAGGAGTTCGTCGCGCTGGCCCATCGTGTCGTACACGGACCTCAGGGCGAATCCGGTGCTCGGACGTCCGCTCGGGCGCCGTGGTGTCAGGCGCGACCTCGCACCCGGAGTCGTCGGGACGGGAAGTGA
- a CDS encoding GNAT family N-acetyltransferase yields the protein MTSTSPGHKRVVRLTGEEFRALLPDALAIYVAAMNYPPGTAQQRAPMWLTHILRAGWRSVAAFDSDDTLVGLAYGYRGSPGQWWYEQVRRGVLHHKDEATADAWLSDYFELTEIHVRPDHHGRGLGETLLRTLLDGVEQRHVLLSTPEGPTRAWRLYRRLGFVDVLRHYHFAGDPRAFAVLGRTLPLP from the coding sequence ATGACCAGCACCTCGCCCGGCCACAAACGCGTCGTCCGGCTCACCGGTGAGGAGTTCCGTGCGCTACTGCCCGACGCCCTGGCCATCTACGTGGCGGCCATGAACTATCCCCCCGGCACAGCGCAACAACGAGCCCCCATGTGGCTCACCCACATCCTCCGTGCGGGCTGGCGCAGTGTGGCCGCATTCGACTCGGACGACACCCTGGTGGGCCTGGCCTACGGCTACCGGGGCAGTCCCGGCCAATGGTGGTACGAACAGGTGCGTCGCGGGGTACTGCACCACAAGGACGAGGCCACCGCCGACGCTTGGCTGTCCGACTACTTCGAGTTGACCGAGATCCACGTGCGCCCCGATCACCACGGCCGAGGGCTCGGGGAGACCCTGCTGCGCACGTTGTTGGACGGTGTGGAGCAACGGCACGTGCTGCTTTCCACCCCGGAAGGACCCACTCGGGCCTGGCGCCTGTACCGCAGGTTGGGCTTCGTCGACGTGCTCCGCCACTACCACTTCGCGGGTGATCCGCGGGCTTTCGCCGTGCTGGGCCGCACGTTGCCGCTGCCGTGA
- a CDS encoding DMT family transporter, producing the protein MQSIGTFRPRAASLSLITAGVLWGTGGLAGAVLSERAGLSSTTVAVYRLLLGGVFALLFLGGTGRLRALPRTAEAVRRLLAAGTLLAVFQACYFGAVALTSVGVATMVTIGSVPVFVALASTVLDRRAPGLSTAVSVGCAVSGLVLLSWPSGDAGVAGAASGVGGLLGGLACALASGASFATLTLVTRSPVEGLDSLRTTAFGCLVGGVLLAPVAAWSAGRFSELGLPLQFDVVAVALYLGLVPTALAYAAYFHGLGGARPVVAALSALLEPLTAAVLATVLLGENLGVVGWCGAVLLSTAVAGGYLRPDR; encoded by the coding sequence ATGCAGTCGATCGGTACTTTCCGCCCGCGCGCGGCCTCCCTCAGCTTGATCACCGCCGGGGTGTTGTGGGGGACCGGGGGGCTCGCCGGAGCGGTGCTTTCGGAACGGGCCGGATTGTCCTCGACCACGGTCGCGGTGTACCGATTGCTGCTCGGCGGTGTCTTCGCTCTGCTCTTTCTGGGCGGTACGGGACGGCTGCGCGCGTTGCCCCGTACCGCAGAGGCGGTGCGGCGGCTGCTCGCGGCGGGGACGTTGCTGGCCGTCTTCCAGGCGTGCTACTTCGGTGCGGTGGCGCTGACCTCGGTCGGGGTCGCCACCATGGTCACCATCGGTAGTGTCCCCGTCTTCGTCGCCCTCGCGAGCACGGTGCTCGACCGACGTGCCCCCGGGCTGTCCACGGCGGTGTCCGTGGGATGCGCGGTGTCGGGGCTGGTCCTGCTGAGCTGGCCGTCCGGTGATGCCGGTGTGGCCGGCGCGGCTTCCGGAGTCGGGGGTCTGCTCGGCGGACTGGCGTGCGCTCTCGCCTCCGGTGCGAGTTTCGCGACGTTGACGTTGGTGACCCGCAGCCCAGTGGAGGGATTGGATTCCCTGCGGACGACGGCGTTCGGCTGTCTTGTGGGTGGGGTGTTGCTGGCGCCGGTGGCGGCCTGGTCCGCGGGTCGGTTCTCCGAACTAGGGTTGCCGCTGCAGTTCGACGTGGTGGCCGTGGCGCTCTATCTCGGACTGGTTCCCACGGCACTGGCGTACGCCGCTTACTTCCACGGGCTCGGTGGGGCCAGGCCGGTGGTGGCGGCGTTGTCCGCGTTGTTGGAACCGCTCACGGCCGCGGTGCTCGCGACGGTGCTCCTCGGGGAGAACCTCGGCGTCGTCGGATGGTGTGGTGCCGTGTTGCTCAGCACCGCCGTGGCCGGTGGTTACCTCCGTCCGGACCGCTGA
- a CDS encoding sodium/hydrogen exchanger: protein MPDAAHRLTPPLPLAALVAVPGLYLGGADYLGWPHPELSSPLAAVIYGIAIVGAAFILSWAAEAAQVDINGGLALALLAFLAVLPEYAVDFVFTMRAGLINAEHGHCMAGADGSNPCSLALANMTGANRILVGIGWPLVVLVATLAVMRARRRGGSSSPSAHVGWVKLPRRMSVEVFFLGVATLYSLHFPLRHSLTLVDAAVLVSLFVAYAWRLAKAPVEEPDLTGTSAWVGSRPKSTRRWLYSFMFGYAAVVILATAEHFAHNLVETGTELGIDQFLLVQWVAPLASESPELIVACLFAWKLHASSSLGTLISSKVNQWTLLVGTIPIVFALSSGSFDGLPIDLHQRFELLLTAAQSLFAVSILVSLTMTTRWALTLLILFLTQFVTSIVLPTEVDRVIIAVLSAVYGVLSLGLLIYRFREVGRVTRDGLATPYDALQRADEQEAIRLTGK from the coding sequence GTGCCGGACGCTGCCCACCGCCTGACGCCGCCCCTGCCCCTCGCGGCTCTCGTCGCGGTGCCCGGGCTCTACTTGGGTGGCGCCGACTACCTGGGGTGGCCGCATCCGGAGCTCTCCTCACCCCTGGCCGCCGTGATCTACGGGATCGCGATCGTCGGCGCGGCCTTCATCCTGTCGTGGGCGGCGGAGGCGGCGCAGGTCGACATCAACGGTGGACTCGCACTGGCACTGTTGGCCTTTTTGGCCGTGCTGCCCGAATACGCCGTGGACTTCGTGTTCACCATGCGCGCGGGGCTGATCAACGCCGAACACGGGCACTGTATGGCCGGGGCCGATGGTTCGAACCCGTGCTCACTGGCACTGGCGAACATGACGGGGGCGAACCGGATCCTCGTCGGTATCGGCTGGCCGCTGGTGGTGCTCGTGGCGACGCTGGCCGTGATGCGGGCGCGCCGTCGTGGCGGTAGTAGCAGCCCGTCCGCCCATGTCGGCTGGGTGAAGCTACCGCGTCGCATGTCGGTCGAGGTCTTCTTCCTCGGCGTGGCGACCCTGTACTCGCTGCACTTTCCGTTGCGGCATTCCCTGACACTGGTGGACGCCGCGGTGCTGGTGTCCCTGTTCGTGGCGTACGCGTGGCGTCTGGCCAAGGCGCCGGTGGAGGAACCCGATCTCACGGGTACCTCGGCGTGGGTCGGCAGCCGCCCGAAGTCGACGCGGCGCTGGCTCTACAGCTTCATGTTCGGCTACGCCGCCGTGGTGATCCTCGCGACCGCCGAACATTTCGCCCACAACCTGGTGGAGACGGGAACCGAGCTGGGGATCGACCAGTTCCTGCTCGTGCAATGGGTCGCCCCGCTGGCCAGCGAATCGCCGGAGCTGATCGTCGCGTGCTTGTTCGCGTGGAAGCTCCACGCCAGTTCCTCGCTCGGAACGCTGATCTCCAGCAAGGTCAACCAGTGGACACTACTGGTCGGCACCATTCCGATCGTCTTCGCTCTTTCCAGCGGTTCCTTCGACGGGTTGCCGATCGATCTGCACCAGCGTTTCGAACTGCTGCTCACCGCGGCACAGTCGCTGTTCGCCGTGTCCATCCTGGTGTCACTGACGATGACGACCCGGTGGGCGCTGACGCTGCTCATCCTGTTCCTCACCCAGTTCGTCACCAGCATCGTGCTGCCCACGGAGGTCGACCGCGTCATCATCGCGGTGCTCAGCGCCGTGTACGGGGTGTTGTCGCTCGGCCTGCTGATCTACCGGTTCCGAGAGGTCGGACGGGTGACCCGCGACGGACTGGCCACCCCGTACGACGCCCTGCAACGAGCCGACGAACAGGAAGCCATACGTCTCACCGGGAAATGA
- a CDS encoding DUF885 domain-containing protein, giving the protein MSVHEISDQFVDDYAAAEPVLATYLGVVGYDDQLTDYSPEGHAARAAIQRRALNEMEGANPTDDSERVAKAVFLERISNEYAIHDAGLDIASLNTIASPVQELREVFDMMPTDTPEQWETIATRMSRVPAALDGVRASLLAAAEAGRVSALRQVTKVAEQADYWAGMSGRTGYFEQLAAGADRTEGVSDSLKEKLRNAARQAQEAYAELAGFLRAELAPKAPSKDAVGEEDYRLWSRYFLGADLDPREAYEWGWEEFFRVEREAKEVANRIKSGATLAEAAAALDADDRYKIRGQKQFEEWMQNLSDEALSALSGTHFEISDRIRALECKIAPPGGHVGAYYTAPSEDFSRPGRMWWSVPADKEEFSTWREVTTVYHEGAPGHHLQIATAVQEQSLNRFQRLLASTSGHAEGWALYAERLMRELGFLEDDGNLLGMLDAHLFRAARVIVDIGMHLELEIPAGTGFHEGERWTPELGLEFMLTRTITDPDHVHDEIDRYLGWPGQAPAYKLGERLWLQAREDARRRQGESFDLKDFHTKALRLGGMGLATLKEQLAALD; this is encoded by the coding sequence ATGAGCGTCCACGAGATCAGCGACCAGTTCGTCGACGATTACGCCGCGGCGGAACCCGTTCTGGCGACCTACCTCGGCGTCGTCGGCTACGACGACCAACTCACCGACTACTCGCCCGAAGGGCATGCGGCGAGGGCCGCGATCCAGCGCAGGGCCTTGAACGAGATGGAGGGCGCCAACCCGACCGACGACAGCGAGCGGGTGGCCAAGGCCGTGTTCCTGGAACGGATCAGCAACGAGTACGCGATCCACGACGCCGGGCTCGACATCGCGTCGCTGAACACGATCGCCAGTCCCGTGCAGGAGCTGCGCGAGGTGTTCGACATGATGCCGACGGACACGCCGGAACAGTGGGAGACGATCGCCACCCGGATGTCCCGGGTGCCCGCCGCGCTCGACGGGGTGCGGGCCTCGCTGCTGGCGGCGGCCGAGGCGGGCAGGGTTTCCGCGCTGCGACAGGTCACCAAGGTCGCCGAACAGGCCGACTACTGGGCGGGGATGAGCGGTAGGACCGGCTACTTCGAGCAGCTCGCCGCCGGTGCCGACCGCACCGAGGGTGTTTCCGACAGTCTGAAGGAGAAGCTGCGGAACGCGGCACGGCAGGCGCAGGAGGCGTACGCCGAACTGGCCGGCTTCCTGCGTGCCGAACTCGCCCCCAAGGCGCCTTCGAAGGACGCCGTCGGGGAGGAGGACTACCGGTTGTGGTCCCGGTACTTCCTCGGCGCCGACCTCGACCCGCGGGAGGCGTACGAATGGGGCTGGGAGGAGTTCTTCCGCGTGGAGCGGGAGGCCAAGGAGGTCGCGAACCGCATCAAGTCCGGTGCGACGTTGGCGGAGGCCGCCGCCGCCCTCGACGCCGACGACCGTTACAAGATCCGGGGCCAGAAGCAGTTCGAGGAATGGATGCAGAACCTCTCGGACGAGGCTCTGTCGGCGTTGAGCGGAACGCACTTCGAGATCTCCGATCGGATTCGAGCCCTGGAATGCAAGATCGCACCGCCTGGGGGTCACGTCGGCGCGTACTACACCGCCCCGAGCGAGGACTTCTCCCGACCGGGACGGATGTGGTGGTCGGTGCCCGCCGACAAGGAGGAGTTCTCGACCTGGCGGGAGGTCACCACCGTCTACCACGAGGGCGCCCCCGGGCATCACCTGCAGATCGCGACGGCGGTGCAGGAGCAGTCGCTGAACCGGTTCCAACGGCTGCTCGCCTCGACCTCCGGCCACGCCGAGGGCTGGGCGCTCTACGCGGAACGCCTGATGCGCGAGTTGGGCTTCCTCGAAGACGACGGGAACCTGCTGGGCATGCTCGACGCGCACCTGTTCCGTGCGGCCCGCGTGATCGTGGACATCGGCATGCACCTGGAGCTGGAGATCCCGGCGGGCACGGGCTTCCACGAGGGTGAGCGGTGGACCCCGGAACTGGGTCTGGAGTTCATGCTCACCCGTACGATCACCGATCCCGACCACGTGCACGACGAGATCGACCGTTACCTGGGCTGGCCGGGGCAGGCCCCGGCCTACAAGCTGGGTGAGCGGCTGTGGCTCCAAGCCCGTGAGGACGCCCGGCGGCGTCAGGGCGAGTCGTTCGATCTCAAGGACTTCCACACCAAGGCACTACGGCTGGGCGGGATGGGCTTGGCCACGCTCAAGGAACAGCTCGCGGCACTGGACTGA